Genomic window (Roseofilum reptotaenium CS-1145):
GCGGACTCCGATGGCGGAACCTCTAGCCGAATCTTCGGATCGTTCCTCACCTGGATGCAGGAAAAAACCTCCCCAGTGTTTGTGATGGCAACCGCTAACCGTGTGGAACGCTTACCGGGAGAATTCTTGCGTAAAGGTCGCTTTGACGAAATCTTCTTTGTTGACTTACCCAATGAACAAGAGCGTCAAGATATTTTCACCATTCATCTAGAAAAACGTCGCCGAGATATTTCTCGCTTCGATATTGAGCAACTCTCGAAAGTCTGCGATGGTTTTTCTGGAGCTGAAATTGAGCAGGCCCTGATTGCAGCGATGTATGAAGCCTTCGCCCAGGATCGGGAATTTACCCAACTGGACATCATTGCTGCTGTGAAAGCCACGTTGCCCCTGTCGAAGACGATGCAAGAACAGGTCACTGCCCTCAGAGATTGGGCAAGACAACGTGCTCGGCCTGCTGCTGCTTCGGTTGCTGAATATCAGCGACTGGAGTTCTAACAGACTTTCTCTCCTGCTCCCAACAGGAGGAAAGACTAGCGCATCCCTCGCTAGTTCATCCAACGCCAGAGATCGCCATCAGCGCTCAACGGCATAGTTTCAATCCATGAGTTGTCGTTTCTCTCAAACAACGTTTTCTTAGGAGGAAATCTCAAATGTCTCACTTTAGCACCCTGCGTACCAAAATCACCGACGCTGAAATCCTCAAGTCTTCCTTGCGTGACCTGGGTATCTCCGTTAAGAGTGAAGCCAATGTGCGTGGATACAACGGCCAACAGGTTCGTGCTGACATCGTTGCGGTTCTCGAAGGCGAGTATGACCTCGGCTGGTCTCGTAATGCCGATGGTTCTTTCGACCTGATCGCTGACCTCTGGGGTGTTGCGAAAAAGCACAATCAAACCGAGTTGATCAACTCCATCAACCAAAAATATGCAGTCAACAAGACCCTGAGCGAAGTTAAGCGTCCTGGTCTGCAAAACGCTAACGTGAAATTGGTTGTCCAAAAGTAATTTCTCTAGCGCGTTTCCAAGTTAACGGGTTAACCTAATGCTGGTTACCCCGTTTTTTTATGTCGAGAGAACTATGGATCGGATTGCATCTGAGTTTAATCCCAAAATCACTCAAGTATTACAAGAGTGTGGTCAACAAATTGAATTGCTCAGTGAGTCTTTTGAGGTCGATCAAAAAGGGCCAGGAGATTATGTAACCAATGTCGATCGCTATTTAGACCGGAAGCTGTCTCAAGTTTTTGGCGGTATGTTTCCCCAAGATGGCATTATTACCGAGGAAAACGAAGCATCAAGACGCTTATTCCATCAAGGGTATGAACAATTATGGTGTATTGACCCCTTAGATGGTACAGAAGGATTAGTCAATGGTCGTCAAGATTATGCGGTGATGGTAGGGTTGTTGCGAGATTATCAACCGATCGCTGGTTGGATTTATGCTCCTGCACGGGCAAGATTATATTATGGAGGCCAGGATTGGGGTTTATTTGAAATTCGTTCTCAAGAACTCCCCAAAGCCATCATACCCCAAATGCCTTCCTGTCCCTCTGCATCATTCTGTCCGGTGCAAATTGGCTTTCAAGACCGGAAAAGGTATGGCCAAGCCCTAACTCAGTTTGTTCCCCACATTCAGTTTTACTCTTTAGGCAGCTTTGGCTTGAAGGTCTTAGAGGTGATTTTTGGCCGGGTTGGCCTGTATTTTTACTTCAATCGTCGGGTAAAACTCTGGGATACTGTCGGCCCCATCGCCTTAGCTCAGAGGGCGGGATTAATTTGTTGCGATCTAGAGGGTCAACCCTTAGAGTTTAGCCCCAATGCCATTCATCCTGATACCCTAGCCCACGAGCAAATGATTGTTATTGGTTGGCCAGAATATGTTGAGGCCCTTCTGCCAGGATTACAGAAAGCGGTGTATTCAGTTCAAGGGGCAATCTCCACCAGCTAATCCTGGTTCCTTAAGAGCGCAATCGTCCCGATCG
Coding sequences:
- a CDS encoding 3'(2'),5'-bisphosphate nucleotidase CysQ family protein, yielding MDRIASEFNPKITQVLQECGQQIELLSESFEVDQKGPGDYVTNVDRYLDRKLSQVFGGMFPQDGIITEENEASRRLFHQGYEQLWCIDPLDGTEGLVNGRQDYAVMVGLLRDYQPIAGWIYAPARARLYYGGQDWGLFEIRSQELPKAIIPQMPSCPSASFCPVQIGFQDRKRYGQALTQFVPHIQFYSLGSFGLKVLEVIFGRVGLYFYFNRRVKLWDTVGPIALAQRAGLICCDLEGQPLEFSPNAIHPDTLAHEQMIVIGWPEYVEALLPGLQKAVYSVQGAISTS
- a CDS encoding DUF1257 domain-containing protein; protein product: MSHFSTLRTKITDAEILKSSLRDLGISVKSEANVRGYNGQQVRADIVAVLEGEYDLGWSRNADGSFDLIADLWGVAKKHNQTELINSINQKYAVNKTLSEVKRPGLQNANVKLVVQK